The following are encoded in a window of Geobacter metallireducens GS-15 genomic DNA:
- a CDS encoding peptidylprolyl isomerase: MLGIMRKYKQSIVIKVVFGLIVLSFIGTIFLVWGKGDGGLTPSSYAVKVDRTKVSYEEFQRTYYRLRDIYTQIYGPALTPEVEKQLNLKKQALDSLIDAALLRKAAKDMGVKVSEEEVQKAIAAIPAFQKNGAFDSAQYFAVLKANRLAPKEFEAGQKDELMVKKAQDQIKAKVQVTDDAARQLYKKRNDRLNLQFTSFSPEELKGEIKLSDQELTDFLAKNQNEFKTPEQISVSYVLADPAKLAGKVEVTEADIQSWYQKNIDRYQGKGGILPLAEVKEQVKADAQRFYAGQKAYELAAASVNKHKTAGDLAAVARELGVAVSETPLFTAKAPAPALAGEKEVLTRAFLLKQNELGGPVETPKGIYILKLKERKPSDVPPLAQIRAKVEERAKAVRAVELAKKKAEEAQAKLAKGDTAGLKLQETGSFAFDAKGNVPVIGTSPELMEAAFTLTDKAPAPQAPVKIGNRWVAFRLKERTELNAAAFPAEKEKIKQELLPKKQEEELQKWLKELRAKAKIEINPALKDQ, from the coding sequence ATGCTCGGCATCATGCGAAAGTACAAGCAGTCCATCGTCATCAAGGTGGTCTTCGGCCTCATCGTCCTCAGCTTCATCGGCACCATTTTTCTTGTCTGGGGCAAGGGTGACGGGGGACTCACCCCGTCGAGTTATGCCGTCAAGGTGGATCGCACCAAGGTCAGTTACGAAGAATTCCAGCGAACCTACTACCGTCTGCGCGACATCTACACCCAGATTTACGGTCCGGCCCTCACTCCCGAGGTGGAGAAGCAGCTCAACCTGAAGAAACAGGCCCTGGACTCCCTCATCGATGCGGCGCTGTTGCGGAAGGCCGCCAAAGACATGGGGGTAAAGGTATCCGAAGAAGAGGTGCAGAAGGCCATCGCCGCCATCCCCGCGTTCCAGAAAAACGGCGCCTTTGACTCCGCCCAGTACTTCGCCGTCCTCAAGGCGAACCGGCTCGCTCCCAAGGAGTTCGAGGCGGGCCAGAAGGACGAGCTCATGGTGAAAAAGGCCCAGGACCAGATCAAGGCGAAGGTCCAGGTCACCGATGATGCGGCGCGGCAGCTCTACAAAAAAAGGAACGACCGGCTCAATCTCCAGTTCACCTCCTTTTCGCCGGAAGAGCTCAAGGGGGAGATCAAACTCTCCGACCAGGAACTCACCGACTTCCTCGCCAAGAACCAGAATGAGTTCAAGACTCCAGAGCAGATAAGCGTCTCCTACGTCCTGGCCGACCCGGCCAAGCTAGCAGGAAAGGTGGAGGTTACCGAGGCCGACATCCAGTCCTGGTACCAGAAGAACATCGACCGCTACCAGGGCAAGGGAGGCATCCTCCCCCTGGCCGAGGTCAAGGAGCAGGTGAAGGCCGACGCCCAGCGTTTCTATGCGGGTCAGAAGGCCTACGAGCTTGCCGCTGCCTCCGTGAACAAGCATAAGACCGCAGGGGATCTGGCCGCCGTGGCCCGGGAACTGGGAGTGGCCGTCAGCGAAACCCCGCTCTTTACCGCAAAAGCTCCCGCACCGGCCCTGGCCGGCGAGAAAGAAGTGCTCACGCGGGCATTCCTCCTCAAGCAGAATGAGTTGGGCGGCCCGGTGGAGACCCCCAAGGGGATCTACATCCTGAAGCTCAAGGAGCGCAAACCCTCCGACGTGCCGCCGCTGGCCCAGATTCGCGCGAAGGTCGAAGAAAGGGCCAAGGCCGTCAGGGCGGTGGAACTCGCCAAGAAGAAGGCCGAGGAGGCCCAGGCGAAGCTCGCCAAGGGAGACACGGCCGGCCTCAAGCTGCAGGAGACCGGAAGCTTTGCCTTTGACGCCAAGGGGAACGTTCCGGTGATCGGGACATCGCCCGAACTCATGGAAGCGGCCTTCACGCTGACCGACAAGGCCCCCGCCCCCCAGGCTCCCGTCAAGATCGGCAACCGCTGGGTCGCCTTCAGGCTCAAGGAGCGCACCGAGCTGAACGCTGCCGCCTTCCCGGCCGAGAAGGAAAAGATCAAGCAGGAACTCCTCCCGAAAAAGCAGGAGGAAGAGTTGCAGAAGTGGCTCAAGGAGCTGCGCGCGAAGGCGAAGATCGAGATCAACCCTGCCCTCA
- a CDS encoding rod shape-determining protein yields the protein MFDALFGLFSNDLAIDLGTANTLVYLKGKGIVVREPSVVAVQKTNSGQQKVLAVGMEAKKMLGRTPGSITAIRPMKDGVIADFDITEEMLRYFIHKVHNRKTLVRPRIVICVPSGITQVEKRAVKESAESAGAREVYLIEEPMAAAIGAGLPITEASGNMIVDIGGGTTEVAVISLAGIVYTKSVRVGGDKMDEAIVQYIKRKYNLLIGDRTAELIKIEIGEAYSIGDVRPMEVKGRDLVSGIPKTVEINSDEIRDALSEPVNAIVDAVKICLERTPPELAADIVDKGIVLAGGGALLRNLDALLREETGLPVVTAEDPLSCVVLGSGKVLDELNLLRRVAVSS from the coding sequence ATATTCGACGCCCTCTTCGGTCTTTTCTCGAACGATCTGGCAATTGACCTCGGAACAGCCAATACTCTCGTCTACCTGAAGGGGAAGGGTATTGTGGTCCGCGAGCCGTCGGTGGTTGCCGTGCAGAAGACGAACAGCGGCCAGCAGAAGGTGCTTGCCGTCGGCATGGAGGCCAAGAAGATGCTCGGCCGGACACCGGGAAGCATCACCGCCATCCGCCCCATGAAGGACGGGGTCATCGCCGACTTCGACATCACCGAGGAAATGCTCCGCTACTTCATTCACAAAGTCCACAACCGCAAGACTCTGGTCCGGCCGCGGATCGTCATCTGCGTCCCTTCGGGGATCACCCAGGTGGAGAAGCGGGCCGTCAAGGAGTCTGCCGAGTCCGCAGGCGCCCGGGAAGTCTACCTCATCGAGGAGCCCATGGCGGCTGCCATCGGGGCGGGGCTGCCGATCACCGAGGCCTCCGGCAACATGATTGTCGACATCGGCGGCGGCACCACCGAGGTGGCGGTCATCTCCCTGGCAGGCATTGTCTACACGAAGAGCGTCCGGGTGGGTGGCGACAAGATGGACGAGGCGATCGTCCAGTACATCAAGCGCAAGTACAACCTCCTCATCGGCGACCGGACCGCTGAACTCATCAAGATCGAGATTGGCGAGGCTTACTCCATCGGGGACGTGCGTCCCATGGAGGTGAAGGGGCGCGACCTGGTTTCCGGTATCCCGAAGACGGTGGAGATCAATTCCGACGAGATCCGCGATGCCCTCTCCGAACCGGTCAATGCCATCGTGGATGCGGTGAAGATCTGCCTCGAACGGACCCCGCCCGAGCTTGCCGCCGATATCGTTGACAAGGGGATCGTGTTGGCCGGCGGCGGGGCCCTGCTCCGCAACCTGGATGCGCTGCTCCGCGAGGAGACGGGACTACCGGTCGTGACCGCCGAGGATCCCCTTTCCTGTGTTGTTCTCGGTTCCGGCAAGGTCCTCGACGAACTCAACCTCCTTCGCCGGGTTGCCGTCTCGTCCTGA